ACCCTGTGACTAACAAGCAGAGATCTGTCTCTCCCTCGCCTCAGATGGCTCTTCCTGATGTGTTTAAGGAAGCTAGGTCTGAGCGTAAGAGGTTTTCTACTCCTCATCCAAGAAGGATTGAATCGGAGAAGGGGATGAAGCCTAAGCTTTCTCATAAGAACTCCTTTGACAAGAGATCTTTCAACTTGCGGTCTCCTTCTGGTCCTATCAGAGATCTAGGCACTCTGAGAATTCAAGAGAGGGTGAAGAGCAAGAAGGACACTGGGTGGTCTAAGCTTTTTGATAATACTGGCCGTAGAGTCAGTGCTGTGGAAGCTTCTGAAGAGTT
The Camelina sativa cultivar DH55 unplaced genomic scaffold, Cs unpScaffold10897, whole genome shotgun sequence genome window above contains:
- the LOC104726475 gene encoding uncharacterized protein LOC104726475 yields the protein VTNKQRSVSPSPQMALPDVFKEARSERKRFSTPHPRRIESEKGMKPKLSHKNSFDKRSFNLRSPSGPIRDLGTLRIQERVKSKKDTGWSKLFDNTGRRVSAVEASEEFRVDMSKLFFGLKFAH